From the Hevea brasiliensis isolate MT/VB/25A 57/8 chromosome 15, ASM3005281v1, whole genome shotgun sequence genome, one window contains:
- the LOC110670691 gene encoding peroxidase 31 — protein MAKPPSLFLILIIIPLSSLTFLSESRLFYDYYDKSCPRFTQIIQETITNKQITSPTTAAGTLRLFFHDCLLNGCDASILISSTPFNSAERDADINLSLPGDAFDLVTRAKTALELSCPNTVSCADILAVATRDLVTMVGGPYYNVLLGRKDYRISKSSYVEGNLPRPTMPMSNIINIFASKGFNIQEMVALSGAHTIGFSHCKEFTNYIYNDTHYNPRFAQGLQKACADYPKNPTLSVFNDIMTPNKFDNLYFQNLPKGLGLLESDHGLYNDPRARPYVEMYAKDQNKFFQDFARAMQKLSVYGVKTGRRGEIRRRCDAIN, from the coding sequence ATGGCAAAGCCGCCGTCATTATTCCTCATTCTCATAATCATTCCCCTCTCTTCTCTCACATTCCTCTCCGAATCCAGACTCTTCTACGACTACTACGATAAATCCTGTCCAAGATTCACTCAAATCATCCAAGAAACCATTACCAACAAGCAAATCACCAGCCCCACCACAGCCGCCGGCACTCTCCGCCTCTTCTTTCATGATTGTCTCCTCAACGGCTGCGACGCTTCCATCCTTATCTCTTCTACTCCCTTCAACTCTGCCGAGCGTGATGCCGACATCAACCTCTCCCTCCCCGGCGACGCCTTCGACCTCGTCACTCGTGCTAAGACTGCCCTCGAGCTTTCGTGCCCCAACACCGTCTCCTGCGCTGATATCCTTGCTGTCGCCACTCGTGATCTCGTCACCATGGTTGGTGGTCCTTACTACAATGTGCTCCTCGGCCGCAAAGATTATCGCATCTCTAAGTCTTCCTATGTAGAAGGGAATCTGCCAAGACCTACCATGCCCATGTCGAACATTATTAACATCTTTGCTTCTAAAGGTTTCAATATCCAAGAAATGGTGGCGTTGAGTGGCGCACACACTATAGGCTTCTCTCACTGCAAGGAGTTCACCAATTACATATACAATGATACCCATTACAATCCAAGATTTGCTCAGGGGCTGCAGAAGGCCTGTGCAGACTATCCCAAGAATCCAACTTTGTCAGTCTTCAATGATATAATGACCCCAAACAAGTTTGACAACTTGTATTTCCAGAATTTGCCTAAAGGGTTGGGGCTATTAGAGTCAGATCATGGGTTGTATAACGATCCAAGGGCCAGGCCCTATGTAGAGATGTACGCCAAGGATCAGAACAAGTTCTTTCAAGATTTTGCAAGAGCAATGCAGAAGCTTAGTGTTTATGGCGTCAAGACGGGAAGGAGAGGTGAGATTAGGCGCAGGTGTGATGCtattaattga